In Lentibacillus amyloliquefaciens, one DNA window encodes the following:
- the metG gene encoding methionine--tRNA ligase, with protein MPTDKKTFYITTPIYYPSGNLHIGHAYSTVAGDAMARYKRLRGYDVMYLTGTDEHGQKIQRKANDKGMEPQEYVDEIVSGIQDLWKKLKITNDDFIRTTEERHKKVVAKIFDQLVQQGDIYLDEYEGWYCTSCESFFTERQLDDGHCPDCGAPVEKVKEESYFFKMSKYVDRLLAFYEENPEFIQPETRKNEMLNNFIKPGLEDLAVSRTTFDWGIKVPGDPKHVIYVWIDALSNYITALGYGTDDDELYQKYWPADVHLMSKEIVRFHTIYWPIMLMALDLPLPKKVFSHGWILMKDGKMSKSKGNVVDPVQLTDVYGLDALRYYLLREVPFGSDGVFTPEGFVERTNYDLANDLGNLLNRTIAMISKYFDGKMPVYRQAETDIEESLEKLQQDTVERVEDAMDNMQFSVALSSLWQLISRTNKYIDETEPWQLAKDEASKERLGNVMAHLAESLRKIAIMLQPFLTEAPGEIFTQLGIKDEALKEWNSVREDGRIEAGTAVQKGQPIFPRLDVDKEVQAIKAMMQKPAQEKNTEETQAPDQKEEIAIDDFMKLDMRVAEVLKAESVKGADKLLKLQVDAGNEKRQIVSGIAEYYKPEELIGKKVICITNLKPVKLRGEMSEGMILSGEDAGGQLALASVEQSLPNGSVVK; from the coding sequence ATGCCAACTGATAAAAAAACATTCTATATAACCACACCGATTTATTATCCGAGCGGCAATCTGCACATCGGGCATGCATATTCGACTGTGGCCGGAGATGCAATGGCGCGTTATAAACGTCTGCGCGGATATGATGTCATGTATTTGACAGGAACTGATGAGCACGGTCAGAAAATCCAGCGCAAAGCAAACGACAAAGGTATGGAACCGCAGGAATATGTTGATGAAATTGTCAGCGGAATTCAGGACCTTTGGAAAAAATTAAAGATAACCAATGATGACTTTATTCGGACTACTGAAGAGCGCCATAAAAAGGTAGTGGCAAAGATTTTTGATCAGCTTGTTCAGCAAGGTGATATTTACCTTGATGAGTATGAGGGCTGGTATTGTACATCATGTGAATCTTTTTTCACGGAGCGCCAATTGGATGACGGTCATTGCCCTGATTGTGGAGCTCCGGTTGAAAAAGTGAAAGAAGAGTCATATTTCTTTAAAATGAGCAAGTATGTCGATCGACTGTTGGCATTTTATGAGGAAAACCCTGAATTTATCCAGCCGGAAACACGTAAAAATGAAATGCTGAATAACTTTATTAAACCGGGCCTTGAGGACTTGGCTGTCTCCCGTACCACATTTGACTGGGGGATTAAAGTACCCGGTGATCCGAAGCATGTCATTTATGTCTGGATTGATGCTTTGTCGAATTATATTACAGCACTGGGTTATGGCACCGATGATGATGAGCTCTATCAAAAATATTGGCCTGCCGATGTGCACCTCATGAGTAAGGAAATCGTCCGTTTCCATACGATTTACTGGCCAATTATGCTGATGGCCCTGGATCTGCCGCTGCCGAAGAAAGTGTTCTCGCATGGGTGGATTTTGATGAAAGATGGCAAAATGTCCAAGTCAAAAGGGAATGTTGTTGACCCGGTACAGCTGACAGATGTATACGGTCTTGATGCACTGCGCTACTACTTGCTTCGTGAGGTCCCATTCGGTTCGGACGGTGTATTTACGCCGGAAGGGTTCGTGGAACGGACGAACTATGATTTGGCAAATGACCTTGGCAATTTATTGAACCGGACCATTGCTATGATTAGCAAATATTTCGACGGTAAGATGCCGGTTTATCGGCAAGCTGAAACCGACATTGAAGAGTCACTTGAGAAGCTCCAGCAGGATACCGTCGAGCGGGTGGAGGACGCGATGGATAATATGCAATTTTCTGTGGCGCTCTCATCACTTTGGCAGCTGATCAGCCGTACCAATAAATATATTGATGAAACAGAACCGTGGCAACTTGCAAAAGATGAAGCAAGTAAAGAACGGCTCGGAAACGTGATGGCGCATCTTGCCGAATCTTTGAGAAAAATTGCGATTATGCTGCAGCCATTCCTGACAGAGGCGCCTGGAGAAATTTTCACGCAGCTGGGAATAAAAGATGAGGCCCTGAAAGAATGGAACAGCGTCCGTGAAGATGGACGAATTGAAGCAGGGACTGCCGTTCAGAAGGGTCAGCCAATCTTTCCGCGTCTTGATGTCGATAAAGAAGTTCAGGCGATTAAAGCGATGATGCAAAAACCGGCACAAGAGAAAAACACAGAAGAAACACAAGCGCCGGACCAAAAGGAAGAAATTGCAATTGATGACTTTATGAAACTGGATATGCGGGTTGCCGAAGTTCTGAAGGCAGAATCAGTGAAAGGTGCCGATAAATTGCTGAAGCTTCAAGTAGATGCCGGCAATGAAAAACGGCAGATTGTATCAGGCATTGCCGAGTATTATAAACCGGAAGAACTCATCGGAAAAAAAGTTATTTGCATTACAAACCTGAAGCCCGTTAAACTTCGCGGCGAAATGTCAGAAGGCATGATCCTCTCCGGTGAAGATGCAGGCGGCCAGCTCGCCCTGGCTTCTGTTGAACAATCATTGCCAAACGGCTCTGTTGTTAAATAA
- a CDS encoding AbrB/MazE/SpoVT family DNA-binding domain-containing protein — protein sequence MKSTGIVRKVDELGRIVLPIELRRTLDINERDELEIHIDDDRVILEKHRPNMKCQVTGETSDDNLFLANGKIVLSPDGAEQLIEELQSRLNK from the coding sequence ATGAAATCTACCGGAATTGTGCGGAAGGTTGATGAACTTGGGCGGATTGTTCTTCCGATTGAATTGCGCCGTACACTTGATATCAATGAAAGAGATGAGCTGGAGATTCACATTGATGATGACCGGGTGATATTGGAAAAGCATAGACCAAATATGAAGTGCCAAGTTACCGGCGAAACATCTGATGATAATCTCTTTTTAGCAAATGGCAAAATCGTTCTTAGTCCGGACGGGGCAGAACAGCTCATTGAAGAACTTCAATCACGATTAAACAAATAA
- the rsmI gene encoding 16S rRNA (cytidine(1402)-2'-O)-methyltransferase, producing the protein MKIQKSFNREESIIYVVPTPIGNLEDITFRALRTLKEVSVIAAEDTRNTKKLLNHFEIATPLISYHEHNKESRTKQLLERLEQGESIAVVSDAGTPGVSDPGFELFQGAIEADYPVVVLPGANAALCALVGSGLPSDEFLFYGFLPRKKKEKEAELARLKSNQATLLFYESPFRVKDTLKMLQTHLGNRRITAARELTKKFEEYVRGTAEELMTWAEETELKGEFCLVVEGASSGAPQESDLWWSSYSIVGHVNYYINEKNISSKEAIKRVTEDRHMAKRDVYQAYHINQKEQ; encoded by the coding sequence TTGAAAATTCAAAAGAGCTTTAACCGGGAAGAAAGTATTATTTATGTCGTGCCAACGCCAATTGGAAACCTGGAAGATATAACCTTCCGTGCACTCAGAACACTGAAGGAAGTTTCCGTCATTGCCGCTGAAGATACTCGAAACACAAAGAAATTGCTCAACCACTTTGAAATTGCCACACCGCTTATCAGTTACCATGAGCATAATAAGGAAAGCCGCACCAAACAATTGCTCGAGCGGCTGGAACAGGGAGAATCGATTGCTGTTGTCAGTGATGCCGGCACACCGGGTGTGTCGGACCCAGGCTTCGAATTGTTCCAGGGAGCAATTGAAGCTGATTATCCGGTTGTTGTTTTGCCCGGAGCGAACGCTGCGTTATGCGCACTGGTCGGCTCCGGCCTTCCATCGGATGAGTTTCTGTTTTATGGATTTTTGCCGCGAAAAAAGAAAGAAAAAGAAGCCGAACTGGCACGTCTGAAATCAAATCAGGCAACGTTGCTGTTTTATGAATCACCATTTAGAGTAAAAGATACACTGAAAATGCTGCAGACACATCTCGGCAATCGCCGGATTACGGCGGCACGGGAACTGACCAAAAAATTTGAGGAATATGTGCGCGGCACAGCTGAAGAACTTATGACATGGGCAGAAGAAACGGAGCTGAAAGGTGAATTTTGTCTGGTGGTAGAAGGAGCCTCATCGGGTGCCCCGCAGGAAAGTGACCTGTGGTGGAGCAGTTATTCGATTGTTGGGCACGTCAATTATTATATAAATGAAAAAAATATTTCCAGTAAAGAGGCTATCAAACGCGTAACAGAAGATCGTCATATGGCTAAACGCGATGTCTATCAAGCTTACCATATTAACCAGAAGGAGCAATAA
- a CDS encoding GIY-YIG nuclease family protein — MENNEHVVYILKCADNTLYTGYTNDLENRIKMHEEGKGAKYTRGRGPFKVVFREQFPTKEEAMRRENEIKQLTRKGKAQLIRDKLKEVMDFENSKEL, encoded by the coding sequence ATGGAAAACAATGAACATGTTGTTTATATTTTAAAGTGTGCGGACAATACGCTTTATACTGGCTATACAAACGACTTGGAGAACCGGATTAAGATGCATGAAGAAGGAAAAGGCGCCAAGTACACGCGCGGCCGGGGTCCATTTAAAGTTGTGTTCAGGGAGCAATTCCCGACTAAGGAAGAAGCCATGCGGCGGGAAAATGAAATCAAACAGCTGACACGTAAAGGTAAAGCCCAATTGATCCGGGATAAGCTGAAAGAAGTGATGGACTTTGAAAATTCAAAAGAGCTTTAA
- a CDS encoding tRNA1(Val) (adenine(37)-N6)-methyltransferase: MVKLYDDERIDYLLSEESMHIIQSPEVFAFSLDAVLLAHFAYVPIRKGRILDLCTGNGVVPLLLSRRTNASITGVEIQKRLADMAERSVELNKLENRLTMIHGDLKEMKAHLGHSTFDVVTCNPPYFPTPAVSEHNHNDYLTIARHEVYTTLEDVIKACKLHVRPGGKVAMVHRPGRLVDIIALFRQYKIEPKRLQFVYPKRGREANMLLIEGTRDGSSDLTILSPLYIYNEDNTYTTEAEGIIYGKQ; this comes from the coding sequence ATGGTTAAGCTATACGATGATGAGCGGATTGATTATTTGCTGTCAGAGGAGTCGATGCATATAATCCAGAGCCCGGAAGTATTTGCTTTTTCCCTCGATGCTGTTTTGCTTGCTCATTTTGCCTACGTGCCAATCAGGAAAGGACGTATTCTTGATTTATGCACCGGCAATGGTGTGGTGCCGCTATTGTTATCACGCCGAACGAATGCATCGATTACAGGTGTTGAAATACAGAAAAGGCTTGCCGATATGGCTGAACGCAGTGTGGAACTGAATAAATTGGAGAATCGTTTAACGATGATTCATGGTGATTTAAAGGAAATGAAGGCGCACCTTGGGCATAGTACATTTGATGTTGTCACGTGCAACCCGCCATATTTTCCGACACCTGCTGTTTCAGAACATAATCACAATGATTATTTAACAATTGCACGGCATGAAGTTTATACTACACTTGAAGACGTCATCAAAGCATGTAAGCTGCATGTGCGGCCAGGCGGGAAAGTTGCCATGGTTCACCGACCGGGCAGGCTTGTTGATATCATTGCGCTATTCCGCCAATATAAAATAGAACCTAAACGTCTGCAGTTCGTATATCCGAAACGCGGACGGGAGGCCAACATGCTTTTAATTGAAGGGACAAGGGATGGCAGTTCGGACTTGACGATTTTGTCTCCCTTGTACATTTACAATGAGGACAATACTTATACGACGGAAGCAGAGGGAATTATTTATGGAAAACAATGA
- the yabA gene encoding DNA replication initiation control protein YabA: MSKRQIFDQVSDMETQIGELYEQLGDLKGKLSNLLEEKHRMEMENHHLRSRLEQADEDFKENREVNATSNIPGEGYDNLARLYEEGFHICNIHFGTPRQEEDCLFCLEFLNKTKE; encoded by the coding sequence GTGTCAAAACGACAGATTTTCGATCAGGTATCTGATATGGAAACACAAATTGGTGAATTATATGAACAACTAGGCGATTTGAAAGGAAAATTAAGCAATCTTTTAGAAGAAAAACACCGTATGGAAATGGAAAATCATCATTTGCGCAGCCGTTTGGAGCAAGCGGATGAAGATTTTAAAGAAAATCGAGAAGTAAATGCCACCAGTAATATACCCGGCGAAGGCTATGATAATCTGGCTAGGCTGTATGAAGAAGGATTTCATATTTGCAATATCCATTTTGGCACGCCAAGACAGGAAGAAGATTGTTTGTTTTGTCTGGAATTTCTTAACAAAACCAAAGAATGA
- a CDS encoding PSP1 domain-containing protein has product MVEVVGVRFKKAGKIYYFDPGNNNIDIDDYVVVETVRGIEFGKAVITERQVDEEDVVLPLKKIIRVADEQDKATVVENHELADKALEAGKQKIQEHQLDMDLVDVEYTFDRNKIIFYFTAEGRVDFRNLVKDLAATLKTRIELRQIGVRDEAKILGGIGPCGRMLCCSTFLGDFEPVSIKMAKDQNLSLNPAKISGLCGRLMCCLKYENDEYETAKRELPDIGEHVKTPYGEGKVSGLNILERVIHIQLPENEHVIEYTLDEMIDEGIITAQATE; this is encoded by the coding sequence ATGGTAGAAGTGGTAGGCGTCCGTTTTAAGAAAGCGGGTAAAATATATTATTTTGATCCGGGTAACAATAATATCGATATCGATGATTATGTTGTTGTGGAGACAGTTCGCGGCATTGAGTTCGGCAAGGCCGTCATCACCGAGAGACAGGTTGATGAGGAAGATGTTGTGCTTCCGCTTAAAAAGATTATTCGTGTGGCAGACGAACAGGATAAAGCGACTGTTGTTGAGAATCACGAACTTGCTGATAAGGCCCTGGAAGCAGGCAAACAGAAAATACAGGAACACCAATTGGATATGGACCTGGTGGATGTTGAATATACATTTGACCGTAATAAAATCATCTTTTACTTTACGGCAGAAGGTCGGGTAGACTTTCGTAACCTGGTTAAAGATCTAGCAGCAACACTTAAAACCCGGATTGAGCTTAGACAGATTGGTGTGCGCGATGAGGCAAAAATATTAGGCGGCATCGGACCGTGTGGCAGAATGCTTTGCTGTTCAACGTTTTTGGGTGATTTTGAGCCGGTTTCCATAAAAATGGCAAAAGATCAGAACTTGTCATTGAATCCTGCGAAAATTTCCGGACTGTGCGGCCGTCTCATGTGCTGCCTGAAATATGAAAATGATGAGTATGAAACAGCTAAACGTGAATTGCCGGATATTGGCGAGCATGTTAAAACCCCATATGGTGAAGGAAAAGTATCTGGCTTGAATATTCTGGAACGGGTTATTCATATTCAACTCCCGGAAAATGAACATGTTATCGAATATACATTAGATGAAATGATAGATGAGGGAATCATCACTGCACAAGCCACAGAATAG
- the holB gene encoding DNA polymerase III subunit delta' gives MKTWSETAEVQPLASRIITNSIQKDRLSHAYLLQGERGTGKEAVALLLSKALFCSSRTGVEPCQECHECKRIESGNHPDIHWIEPDGQSIRKEQIEHLQKEFSYSGVESEQKVYVIKSAETMTINASNRLLKFLEEPSKKATAILMTENSSSIIPTIRSRCQTIDFKPLNPQAFQEQLIEHDVSRSNAVLMSALTNNLDEAIAWSTDEWFAQARKLMVQLIETFSSHQDDVFLFIHQKWLPHFKERKQQERGLDLLLLGFKDILYYHIGKEDDLAVFAIDDIRIENLVMFFSQGKLLDILNKLLDAKRKLKQNVNPTLVMEELTIQIQG, from the coding sequence ATGAAAACATGGTCTGAAACAGCTGAAGTCCAGCCATTGGCGAGCAGAATCATTACAAACAGCATTCAAAAAGACAGGCTTTCCCACGCATACTTGCTGCAGGGTGAGCGCGGAACTGGAAAAGAGGCTGTTGCCTTATTACTGTCAAAGGCTCTTTTTTGCAGCAGCCGAACTGGTGTGGAACCTTGCCAGGAATGCCATGAATGCAAGCGGATTGAATCGGGCAACCATCCTGATATCCATTGGATTGAACCTGATGGGCAGTCCATCCGAAAAGAGCAGATTGAACACCTGCAAAAAGAGTTCAGTTACTCAGGAGTGGAGTCCGAGCAAAAGGTGTATGTCATTAAAAGCGCGGAGACGATGACGATCAACGCCTCAAATCGTCTTTTGAAATTTCTGGAAGAGCCCTCCAAAAAAGCAACCGCTATTCTAATGACTGAAAACAGTTCATCAATCATCCCGACGATTCGCTCACGTTGCCAGACGATTGATTTTAAACCTCTTAATCCGCAAGCTTTTCAAGAGCAGTTAATTGAACATGATGTTTCCCGGTCAAATGCTGTTTTAATGAGCGCTTTAACTAATAATTTGGATGAAGCAATCGCCTGGAGTACTGATGAGTGGTTTGCGCAAGCACGAAAATTAATGGTACAATTGATAGAAACGTTTTCCTCTCATCAAGATGACGTTTTTTTGTTTATTCACCAGAAATGGTTACCGCATTTTAAGGAGCGAAAACAGCAGGAAAGAGGTTTGGATTTACTGCTGCTCGGTTTTAAAGATATACTTTATTATCATATAGGCAAAGAGGATGATTTGGCCGTTTTTGCGATTGACGATATAAGGATTGAAAATCTGGTGATGTTCTTCTCACAGGGAAAATTACTGGACATATTAAATAAGCTGCTTGATGCCAAACGGAAACTCAAGCAAAATGTTAACCCGACACTTGTGATGGAGGAGCTCACCATTCAAATACAGGGGTGA
- a CDS encoding cyclic-di-AMP receptor, translating into MKLLIAVVQDKDTNRVIDALGEENFKITKLATTGGFLKEGNTTLMIGCEDQYVDQGLNVIRDNCSKREQMVAPISPMGGNADSYIPKPVKVEVGGATVFILPIEQFIQF; encoded by the coding sequence GTGAAATTACTCATTGCAGTTGTTCAGGACAAAGACACTAATCGTGTTATTGACGCACTGGGTGAAGAGAATTTTAAAATCACAAAGCTTGCAACGACAGGCGGATTCTTAAAAGAAGGAAACACGACATTGATGATTGGCTGTGAGGATCAATATGTCGACCAGGGGCTGAACGTCATTCGGGATAATTGTTCCAAGCGTGAACAGATGGTAGCGCCGATTTCACCAATGGGCGGCAACGCTGATTCGTATATTCCAAAACCAGTCAAAGTTGAAGTCGGCGGTGCTACTGTATTCATCTTGCCAATCGAACAATTCATCCAGTTTTAA
- the tmk gene encoding dTMP kinase, producing MRGYFITFEGGEGSGKSSILKSAEQKLADLGLDVLSTREPGGIEIAEKIREIILNPEHTAMDARTEALLYAAARRQHLTEKVLPALKEGKIILCDRFVDSSLAYQGFARKLGIEEVFTINKFAIQDLMPDKTLFFDIEPKKGLERIAANKDRERNRLDLETIQFHEDVYEAYQMLVSKFPDRIQVINADQSFEQVESEAVNAIAHFLKNG from the coding sequence GTGAGAGGATATTTTATCACATTTGAGGGTGGCGAGGGTTCCGGGAAGTCTTCCATTCTGAAATCAGCCGAACAAAAACTTGCAGATTTGGGGCTTGATGTTCTGTCAACAAGGGAGCCCGGCGGAATCGAAATAGCCGAGAAAATACGTGAGATCATTTTAAATCCGGAGCACACAGCAATGGATGCGAGAACCGAAGCTCTTCTGTATGCAGCGGCACGCAGACAGCATTTGACTGAAAAAGTGTTGCCTGCTTTGAAGGAAGGGAAGATTATATTATGTGACCGGTTTGTCGACAGCAGCCTTGCTTATCAGGGGTTTGCCAGAAAGCTTGGCATTGAAGAAGTATTCACCATTAATAAATTTGCGATCCAGGATCTGATGCCGGATAAGACACTATTTTTTGATATTGAACCAAAGAAAGGGCTGGAGAGGATCGCAGCGAATAAAGATAGAGAAAGAAACCGTCTTGATCTGGAGACGATCCAGTTTCATGAAGATGTTTATGAAGCCTATCAGATGCTTGTCTCGAAATTTCCGGATCGCATACAGGTGATTAATGCCGATCAATCATTCGAACAAGTTGAATCAGAAGCAGTGAATGCTATCGCTCACTTTTTAAAAAACGGTTAA
- a CDS encoding aminotransferase class I/II-fold pyridoxal phosphate-dependent enzyme yields the protein MGRNQENTPLYDALDQFTASRPMSFHVPGHKNGSIFPYQSKGQFESLLPLDLTELSGLDDLHAPRGVIDEAQKLAAEFFRADASHFLVGGSTAGNLAMILSVCSPGDKMIVQRNSHKSIFNGLELAGAKPVFVAPEFNTASDRYIAPGTESMKLALYEHPEAKAVVLSYPDYFGKTFALREIIELIHEYDIPVLVDEAHGIHFSLDKAFPDSALVLGADAVVQSAHKMAPAMTMGAFLHTQSERISSRRVEHYLQIIQSSSPSYPIMASLDLARSFLAKLTLDDLRVILESADEVRDILDSSEFWNVSPGDDPLKITLHSKPGIPGEAIAELFEQEGVYPELATHNQLLLIHGLGPFKEMNRLKKAVSRVAAQLKNIPNHDIINTNNIFKERITELDLDYFSLKQHQPIQVPLRKAEGYIAAEAIIPYPPGIPFVLKGERITSSHIKIIEQFMQQGVTIQHRNIENGISVLR from the coding sequence ATGGGCCGAAATCAGGAAAACACACCTTTATATGATGCATTGGACCAATTTACAGCCAGCCGTCCGATGTCATTTCATGTTCCGGGTCATAAAAATGGAAGCATTTTCCCCTATCAGTCAAAGGGACAGTTTGAATCGCTATTGCCGCTGGATTTAACGGAACTATCCGGTCTGGATGATTTGCACGCTCCCCGCGGTGTAATTGATGAGGCACAGAAATTGGCTGCCGAATTCTTCAGAGCAGATGCCAGTCATTTTTTGGTTGGAGGCAGTACGGCTGGCAATTTAGCAATGATTTTATCGGTTTGTTCACCGGGGGATAAAATGATTGTCCAGCGAAATAGCCATAAGTCAATTTTCAATGGTCTGGAATTGGCAGGCGCGAAACCTGTGTTTGTTGCACCGGAATTCAATACAGCTTCAGATCGTTACATAGCACCCGGCACGGAATCAATGAAACTGGCATTGTACGAGCATCCGGAGGCGAAAGCTGTTGTGCTGAGTTATCCGGATTATTTCGGAAAAACGTTTGCATTAAGAGAAATCATTGAATTAATTCATGAATATGATATACCAGTGCTCGTGGATGAGGCTCATGGCATCCATTTTTCCTTAGACAAGGCATTCCCGGACTCTGCACTGGTGCTTGGGGCGGATGCGGTCGTGCAGTCTGCTCATAAAATGGCTCCGGCCATGACGATGGGGGCTTTTTTGCATACTCAATCAGAACGGATTTCCAGCAGGCGTGTCGAGCATTATCTGCAAATAATTCAGTCAAGCAGTCCATCATATCCAATTATGGCGTCGTTAGATTTAGCCCGTTCGTTTCTTGCAAAATTAACCTTGGATGATTTGAGAGTAATATTGGAAAGTGCCGATGAAGTTCGTGACATACTGGATTCAAGTGAATTCTGGAATGTTTCCCCAGGAGATGACCCGCTTAAAATAACACTCCATTCAAAACCGGGCATCCCAGGTGAAGCAATAGCTGAATTGTTCGAACAGGAGGGCGTTTACCCGGAGCTTGCAACACACAATCAGCTCCTTCTGATTCACGGTCTTGGTCCATTCAAGGAAATGAATAGGCTGAAAAAAGCGGTCAGTCGTGTTGCCGCACAATTAAAAAATATCCCGAATCATGATATAATAAATACAAACAATATTTTCAAAGAACGTATAACAGAACTTGACTTAGATTATTTTTCATTGAAACAGCATCAACCAATCCAGGTTCCACTAAGAAAAGCGGAAGGTTATATAGCCGCAGAGGCCATCATACCCTATCCGCCTGGGATACCATTTGTGCTGAAAGGTGAGCGGATTACCAGCAGCCACATTAAAATCATTGAACAGTTTATGCAGCAGGGTGTAACAATCCAGCATCGCAATATAGAAAATGGCATAAGTGTTTTACGTTAA
- a CDS encoding sigma factor G inhibitor Gin, which yields MEQKILMERCGICEEEKERGIHLYKLFICCECEQNMIHTEPREEKYRYYLQKLKNMNQPTLYS from the coding sequence ATGGAACAAAAAATATTAATGGAACGGTGCGGTATTTGTGAGGAAGAAAAGGAACGCGGCATTCATTTATACAAACTATTTATTTGCTGTGAATGTGAACAAAACATGATTCACACTGAGCCGCGGGAAGAAAAATATCGTTATTATCTGCAAAAATTAAAAAATATGAATCAGCCAACACTATATTCCTAA
- a CDS encoding pro-sigmaK processing inhibitor BofA family protein translates to MSSTLVISIMVVLIVILLFVGAPVKPMRFFANSTVKIGIGILFLFFFNVFGASFGLHIPINLFTVIVSGFLGLFGLGSLAAIHLFVL, encoded by the coding sequence TTGAGTTCGACACTGGTTATTTCAATTATGGTCGTGTTAATTGTCATTCTATTATTCGTTGGTGCTCCTGTTAAACCAATGCGGTTCTTTGCCAATAGTACGGTCAAAATAGGAATCGGCATTTTATTTTTATTTTTCTTTAACGTCTTTGGCGCATCTTTCGGATTGCACATCCCAATCAATCTATTTACAGTCATTGTATCCGGTTTTTTAGGTTTATTTGGACTGGGTTCACTTGCTGCCATACACTTATTTGTTCTGTAG
- a CDS encoding YaaL family protein, with product MGRKKRKREVDKQLLDSLFAIEYEWKQIQSIVDKSIEPTEDGFYKENLARAKYLYLLREAKLRKISAIRY from the coding sequence ATGGGGAGAAAAAAGAGAAAGCGGGAAGTGGATAAGCAATTATTGGATTCACTGTTCGCCATCGAATATGAATGGAAGCAAATCCAATCAATTGTGGACAAAAGCATAGAACCGACAGAAGACGGCTTTTATAAAGAAAACCTTGCACGGGCCAAGTACTTATATTTACTGCGGGAAGCAAAGCTTCGAAAAATCAGTGCCATCCGGTATTAG
- the recR gene encoding recombination mediator RecR, with protein MYYPEPISKLIDSFTKLPGIGPKTAVRLAFFVLNMNDDDVMDFAKSLVNAKRELTHCSTCGHITDQDPCAICRDTARDNSIICVVQDPKDVIAMEKMKEYNGKYHVLHGAISPMDGIGPEDINVPDLINRLKDEGVEELILATNPNIEGEATAMYISRLVKPSGVKTSRIAHGLPVGGDLEYADEVTLSKALEGRRDL; from the coding sequence ATGTATTATCCGGAACCGATTTCCAAACTGATTGACAGTTTCACAAAATTGCCAGGGATCGGCCCTAAAACCGCTGTCCGGCTGGCATTTTTTGTTTTAAATATGAACGATGACGACGTTATGGATTTTGCCAAATCACTGGTGAATGCAAAGCGCGAATTGACACACTGTTCAACATGCGGTCATATTACAGATCAGGATCCTTGTGCCATTTGCCGGGATACAGCAAGGGACAATTCGATTATCTGTGTTGTACAGGATCCAAAAGATGTGATCGCAATGGAGAAGATGAAAGAATACAATGGAAAATACCATGTGCTGCATGGTGCAATCTCCCCGATGGATGGGATAGGACCCGAAGATATCAACGTGCCTGATTTGATCAACCGTTTGAAAGATGAAGGTGTCGAGGAGTTGATTCTGGCCACAAATCCCAATATTGAAGGCGAAGCAACAGCAATGTATATTTCCCGTCTCGTAAAGCCATCGGGCGTTAAAACGAGCCGAATTGCACACGGCTTGCCGGTTGGCGGCGATCTGGAATATGCAGATGAAGTAACGCTGTCAAAAGCATTGGAAGGCAGAAGGGATCTTTAA
- a CDS encoding YbaB/EbfC family nucleoid-associated protein produces MKGNMNNMMKQMQKMQKKMTQAQEELYEMTFEASAGGGMVTVVANGKKEITDVQISEEVVDPDDVDMLQDLILTATNDVIKQIEDKTNDTMGEFTKGMNLPGGMF; encoded by the coding sequence ATGAAAGGCAATATGAATAACATGATGAAGCAAATGCAGAAGATGCAAAAGAAAATGACGCAAGCTCAGGAAGAACTGTATGAAATGACGTTTGAGGCATCAGCTGGAGGCGGCATGGTGACGGTCGTTGCAAATGGTAAAAAGGAAATCACTGATGTGCAGATTTCAGAGGAAGTTGTGGACCCTGATGACGTTGATATGCTGCAGGACCTTATTCTGACTGCAACAAATGACGTCATCAAACAAATTGAAGACAAAACAAATGACACAATGGGAGAATTCACAAAAGGAATGAACCTTCCTGGCGGTATGTTCTAA